The Microbulbifer pacificus sequence AGGAACTGATCACCGTGGCAATGGCGAAGATCACCGCGAGCCACTTCATGTTCAGGCGACGCTCCATATAAAACATCGGGCCGCCGGCATAAAAGCCGTCCGCAGCCTTGATGCGATATTTATGAGAGAGCGTCACCTCAACGAACTTGGTCGTCATACCGAGGAATGCGGTCACCCACATCCAGAAAAGCGCAGCTGGGCCACCCAGAAAAATGGCGAGGCCCACACCGCCGATATTGCCGGTGCCCACAGTACCGGAAAGTGCGGTAGCCAGAGCCTGAAAGTGGGAGGTGTCGCCAGGATCGGAGGGCTTGTCGTACTTACCGCGCACAATCTTGATGGCGTGGCCAAAGTAGCGGATCTGTGGAAATCCAAGGTAAATGGTGAAGAAGAAGCCTACACCGAGGAGAACCCAGGGAAACCAGGCCGCAGAGCCCAGCACACCATCCAGGGTCAACAACAATTGATTGAACGATTCCAAACCAACCCCCACTACGTAATTATTTTTTGATCGTTTTATCACCAGAATGGCAATAATACAGACAATTCTGTGCCAACAAGAACGTCAGACACCTCACAAGTGGCGGCAGATTAGCAGCTTCACCCGCGAGAGAACAGTAATCCGCCAATCAACAGCAGCATAGTCCTTATTTCTGCCATAAATTCAACAATTCACTAATTTTTTTGCAGATACCGACAATTCTGTCGCAAATCTAGCTCTCTGCTGCAAATAAAACCCTGCGCCATCAGAGACGATCTACCGACTGTTCGGCCCAGCTCGCTTTGAACCCCGCACGCTGGGGAAAGATTCCAAACTGCCCGCCGGTATGCACGAATACAACATGCCGGCAACCGGCGTAACGCCCCTGCTCAATATCCTGGAGTAGGCCGTGAAACGCCTTGCCCGTATAAACCGGGTCCAGCAAAATTCCTTCCAGCTGCGCGGCAAGCGCAATGGACTGATAAATCTCCTCCGTAGCCATGCCGTATCCCGGACCAATGTATTTATCGTTGACGGAAATACGCTGTGCATCAAAGGGAAAGGTCTGTGCATACTTTTCAGCCCAGTGCTGAATGTCTTCCTGAATCTTGCTGACAAAATACGCTTCGCTGTCACACACGGCGTAACCGGTTACCTGTGTATCCACACCCAACAGCTGGCAACCGAGAGTCAGCCCTGCCTGAGTGCCGCCACTGCCACTGGCACAGACAAGCCGATCTGGAAAAAAGCCCTGCTCCCGGCATTCCTTGAACAACTCTTCCGCGCATTGCACATACCCCCAAATACCCAGCCCATCGCTGCCACCGGTGGGGATACACAATGCGCGGTCACCCTGAGTCCGATAGTGATCCGTCCACTCCTCAAATAGTTGTGGCAAACGGCTTAGATACTCCTTTAATGGGTAGAGAGAAACCCGCGCACCCGCCAGGTAGTCCACCAGTAGGTTGCCATCCGGCAAATACTCGGTAGCGAGCTCATGCCCCCCACGGAGAATGAGGTGGGACTTCATTCCGACTCGTGCGGCAGCCAATGCCGTAGCCCGGCAGTGATTGGACTGCTCTCCCCCGCACGTAATCAGCGTGTTACACCCACGCGTCCTGGCCTCGGCAATAATGAATTCCAGCTTACGCAATTTGTTGCCAGACATGGCGCTTTCGGTGAGATCGTCCCGCTTGATCCAAACCTGTGGCCCGCCGAACGGTGTCGAGAACAATTCTGTGATTCTGCGCAACGGATGCAGTGGTGTGGGCAGATTCGCCAGGCGTTCACGGGCCGGATATTGAATGTTCACGGTTTCCTTCCTCTACCAGTCGATCAACAGTCATCTCGGACATAAAAAAACCCGGTAGAGAACCGGGTTTTCTGCTATCTCTCAGTACTCCGGAAAAGCTGACATTACGCAGCCAGACAGGAATTGAGGATCAGATATTTTTAATGGTGCCTTTCGGGAGTACGGCGTGCACAGCTACTTTCTGAAATTTCAGTTTCATGTTGTCCGCCACTTCCAGAATCAGGTAATCATCGTCGACTTTTTCAACGCGCCCGAGCATGCCGCTGGTCATTACCACTTCGTCGCCCTTTTTGAGAGCACCCACCAGTTCCTGGTGTTCTTTCTGGCGCTTGCGCTGCGGGCGAATAATAAACAGCCACATGAACAAAAACAGACCAGCGAACATCAGCAGAGTTACCAGTGGGTTACCCTGTGGAGCCGGCGCAGCCTCTTGTGCCATAGCGGCAGGAATAAAGAAATCCATGTTCCAAACCTCGATAGAGTCAGTCGTAAAATATGGGGGCCAACTCTAACGGCTTTGTCAAAATGAGGCAATCCAGAGCATCGGCCGTTAGCCGAGACTCTGGATTACGTGATGCGAGGTTTCTGTAGAAATGTCTCAGAATCTTTGACGAACCTGGCGGCGATACCCCGTGGGAGACATGCCGGTCCAGCGCTTGAAGGCACTGGTAAAACTGGTTCTATCAGAGAAATCGAGAATACGGGAAATACCATCCACGCTAAGTGCAGTATCTTTCAGGAAGTGCACTGCGTGACGGAAACGGACGTGATCGCGAAGCGAGGCAAAACTCAGGTTGTGCTCCTGCAGGCGACGCTGCAAGGTCCGGGTAGACATGCTGAGGTCAGATGCTACCGGGCGAATTGCCAGAGATGCCTTTCCAATCCGTTGTTCCAGCACGTCGATTACTCGAGCGGCGATACCGAAGCTGGTGGCTTCCGGCGGCGCCAGCAACTGGTCAAGAATGTTCGGATCACCGGACAGTCTTGCCTGCTGCAAGGGTTTGTCTTCTGAGAGCGAAGCTTGGTCTGGCTGAATATGGTTCATTGAGCTGCTCCTTGATGGGTTCCTTGAGCCGCGGTTATTGTTCTATGCCCGCTTCCTGCGAGTCCCTATATACCACTGCCAACAATATGGATTATCAAATCGACTGCTGACTACTACCCGGGTGCCGGGGCACACCTGAAAACAGGCATCGAAGCCTACCCAGAGTGATTGTTTTTTGCACTACTTCCTCGCACCACACCCAATCGCTCTGGGCCAGACGGTTGAGCGGCGCTCCTTTACACAAGCCAGTATAGACCATCTGAGGAGAATGCAAGGGGCGACAGTGAATTTTTTTTAATTGCCGCACAAAAACCTCTCCTGCACTTATCAGGCCAGATTTTCATCAATCCACTGGAGCACGTCGTCGTGGTGGGTTTTGGTTTTCACCTTATCCATGATGTGCCGCAAGCGACCGCTCTTATCGATGACAAACGTGGTGCGCAACAATCCCATATACTCACGCCCCATGAACTTCTTTAACCCCCAGCAACCGTACTTGTCGGCAACCTTGTGATCGTCATCCGCCAGCAGATCAAAATTGAGGTCGTACTTCTCGATAAACTTCTGGAGCTTGGTTTCCGGGTCGGGGCTAAGACCTAAAACTACCGTATCCCGACTGGCGAACTCTGCCGCGCTATCGCGAATACCGCAGGCCTGTGTGGTACAACCGGGAGTCAGCGCCTTAGGGTAAAAGTAGAGAACCACATTTTTTTTATCCCGAAAATCCTTTAGAGACACTTTTTCGCCGTCTTGATTACTCAGCGCAAATACCGGTGCCAGATTCCCGATTTTGGGAAATGCCATATCCCCTCCCCCTCGATGTCTATTGGATGTAAATGAAACGCGTGCATTATATCCAATAGGTCAATCGACTGCTGGTATACGGAATCGTCAAAATTCCTGCAGACGGAAACACTGCTCCCGTCGTGCGCGCAGACCGCAATTACCGAGCTTGTCCACCAGTGCCGCCTTTTCCGCATCAGTCAGAAATTCACCCACTTCCAGGCACCCCTCCGGACCAGTAAACGTGACGACGGCGGGTTCCGCCGGTGTGGTGCCCATGCGCACCAGCACGGCCAGGCTGTTGCGATCAAATTCGGTGTGATAGACCGGACGCTTGAGACTGCCACGACTGGTATCGAGAATTACGCGGTCATCGCTGATACGGATCACCTCCCGTCGGGTACCCTCCATATATACATAACCAAACAGCACAGCCAACAGGAGTATTTCCAGCCCGGCGAAGGGAATCACCATCCAGGCACCCGCCAGGGCAAACGCGATGCTGATCCCCAGCGACACGGCCACCAGCGAGATGAATACCCAGAGATTTCCTTCCAGCGACAGGGATTGGTTAGGCGCGAGGAGAATACAGGTCCGGCGCCCGCGCGCGCCGCCAACTTCTTTGACCATGGGTACGGCTTCCATCACTGTGACTTTTTCAGTGTAGGACAGGGCATTTTCGAACCAAGGGTCACCCTATGCCTTCGATCAGGGGGAGATTGGCGTAGCCGCCGCCACGACTGGACTACACTCCGGCAGGGCGCGCGACCAGCAGGTCAGAAGTGGAATAACCGAATAGCCACCAGACTTGGGGGCTGGATTTTCGCGCGGTCAGGGGGCAAGATGCCGGCGTCTTTCGCCCGCGCGACCACAAGCCGCGCCTGTCACGCCGATTATGGCGCCTGTAAAAGAAAGCCGCGTGATGCCCCAGAGGCATGCCCATCAGCAAACGCGAACAACAAGAGCACCATCATGCAAGTTGAATCCATTGATACGCTTCTCAAATCCAGCCAGCGCGAAGGCGAGTCCGTGCGCATTCAGGGCTGGATTCGCACCCGCCGCGATTCCAAGGCCGGCCTGTCTTTCCTCGCCGTGCACGACGGCAGCTGCTTCGACCCCATTCAGGTGGTTGTGGAGTCCGGCATCAATAACTATCAGTCTGAAGTGCTGCGCCTGACCACTGGCTGCGCGGTAGATATTGAGGGTACTATCAAGCCATCCGAGGGCCAGGGCCAAGCTATCGAACTGCTGGCAACCCAGGTGACGGTGGTAGGCTGGGTCGAGAATCCAGACACCTACCCCATGTCCCCCAAGCGCCACACCATGGAACACCTGCGCGAGCACGCCCATCTGCGTCCGCGCACCAATGTGAGTGGCGCGGTGGCGCGGGTACGCAACTGTATTGCCCAGGCCATCCATCGCTTCTTCCATGAGCGTGGGTTCAACTATGTGCATACGCCCATCATCACCGCTTCAGACTGTGAAGGTGCGGGTGAGATGTTCCGTGTAAGTACCCTGGATCAGTCCAATCTGCCCCTGACCGACAAGGGCGACGTGGACTATACGGAGGACTTTTTCGGCGAGGAAACCTTCCTCACCGTGTCCGGTCAGTTGAACGTGGAAAGCTACTGCCTGGCCCTGTCCAAGGTGTACACCTTCGGCCCTACCTTCCGCGCGGAAAACTCCAACACCACCCGCCACCTGGCGGAGTTCTGGATGGTGGAACCGGAAATTGCCTTTGCGGATCTGGCGGACTGTGCCAATCTCGCCGAAGAGATGCTGAAATACGTATTCAAGGCGGTGCTGGAAGAGCGTCCCGATGATATGAAGTTCTTCGCCGAACGCATCGACAAGGAAGCCATCAGCCGCCTGGAAAACATCATCGGCAATGACTTCGCCCGCATCAATTACTGCGAAGCCATCGAAATTCTCGAGAAATGTGGCGAAAAGTTCGAATTCCCGGTTTCCTGGGGTATCGACCTCGCCTCCGAGCACGAGCGCTACCTGGCCGAGAAGCATTTCATGAAGCCGGTGATCGTCCTGAATTATCCGAAGGACATCAAAGCCTTCTACATGCGCATGAACGACGACGGCAAAACCGTGGCGGCAATGGATATCCTTGCTCCGGGCATTGGCGAAATTATCGGCGGCTCCCAGCGGGAGGAGCGCCTGGATAAGCTGGACGCGCGCATGGATGAAATGGGCATTCCCAAGGAGCATCTGGACTGGTACCGCGATCTCCGCCGCTACGGCACCGTACCCCATGGTGGTTTCGGCCTCGGCTTTGATCGCATTGTGTCCTACGTAACCGGTATGGGTAACATCCGCGACGTGATCCCCTTCCCGCGCACCCCGCGCAATGTGAAATTCTGATTTTCACGTTCGCGCAGGCATAAAAAAACCCGCACACTGTGCGGGTTTTTTGTTTTCACAAATCGGGATTCGTGAAATCAGGGCAGCAGGTGCGCAACAGCGTCGCGCTCTTCAGCCAGTTCGGTCTCCGTAGCCGTCATCTTCTCGCGAGAGAATTCATTGATCTCTACGCCCTGGACGATTTCCCAGTCACCGTTTTTGCAGGTTACCGGGAAGGAGTAGATCAGGCCTTCCTGGATACCATAGGAACCGTCGCTGTACACAGCCATGCTGGTCCAGTCGCCCTCTGCGGTACCCAGTGCCCAATCGCGCATGTGGTCGATGGCCGCATTGGCCGCGGAAGCCGCAGAAGAAGCGCCACGCGCCTTGATGATGGCGGCACCGCGCTGCTGAACAGTCGGGATGAAGTCAGTCTCGTACCACTCCTGCTCCACTTTGCCCATCGCGTCTTCACCATTAACCTTGGCCCGATGCAGGTCAGGGTACTGGGTGGCAGAGTGGTTACCCCAGATAGTCATGTGAGTGATGTCGTTCACGGTGGAATCGGTCTTGTTCGCCAGTTGCGTCAGGGCACGGTTGTGGTCCAGACGGGTCATGGCGGTGAAGTTGCGCGGATCCAGGTCCGGCGCATTGCGCTGGGCGATCAGGGCGTTGGTGTTGGCGGGGTTGCCCACGACCAGCACTTTCACGTTGCGCGCAGCAACTTCGTTCAGAGCTTTGCCCTGGGCGGAGAAGATGGCGGCGTTGGCTTCCAGCAGGTCCTTGCGCTCCATACCCGGGCCGCGCGGACGAGCACCAACCAGCAGTGCGTACTCAACGTCTTTGAAGGCAACGGTAGCGTCGTCAGACTGTACGATACCAGCCAACAGCGGGAACGCGCAGTCTTCCAGCTCCATGGCTACGCCTTTCAGGGCTTCCAGCGCAGGAGTGATTTCCAGCAGTTGAAGAATGACCGGTTGATCTTTACCGAGCATCTCACCGGAAGCGATGCGAAACAGCAGCGAGTAGCTGATCTGGCCGGCGGCGCCGGTAACTGCGACACGAACAGGTGCTTTCACGATTAATCTCCGTTGTTTTCAGGCGCCCGCATTATAGGGCCTTGCAAATAAATTTCATTAACCTTCTCGGGCTAACTGACTGGAATTGTCAGGCCAAATTCTTCACCGGACCCGGATAGCGGTCTTTTAAAGCCTCATACAGCCGATTGCTGAAATTTTCTGCTGCAGCGTCCAAAGATTGAACAACTTCAGCAAGATGCTCATTGTCTTCCCGGCCATTCCAGAGCTTCTGATAGCTGCCATCTTTATAGCCGTGGTCCTGGCGGAAGCGGTTCAGAACATTCTTGCCGACGTAACGGCGATAGAGCTCTTCGAACGGCAGCTCAACATCGGCCATCAGCTGCGCGAAACCGACGAGATCGAACTGTTTGCTCGCGAGTGTTTTCAGTGTGAAGGCTTCCAGGTTTTCGCGGAAGTCACCGGCCGCAGCGCTGTCTGCAGAAAGTTGCCGTAACATTTTTTCCGCTACCTGCTCGGGGGTACCCTGCTGTAACTCCAGGCTCAAACCGAAGTGCCAGATGTCCACCAGTTCCAGTTTCACCTGCTCCATTTCAGGCTGCTGTTTTTTCCACCATTTCCAGCCAAAATGATCCAGCAGTTCCGCGCTTTCCACCCAGATGGCCCGATACCAGGGAAAATTCTGTGCGCGCCAGTTTTCGTTCACCAGCGTATTGATCTCATCCTGCAGTGCCAACATGGTCTGCAATTGTGTTTGCAACATAAACGTTCTCGCTAAATCAAACCTCGCGCTCAGGCAGCGCGAGGAAAAAGTCGATGGAAGTTTTGCGTGGTGGCCTCGGCCAATGCTTCGTAGGTGATGCCACGCTGCTCGGCGATAAACTCGGCCACCTCGCGTACATATGCGGGAATGTTCGGTTTGCCGCGATACGGCACCGGCGCCAAGTAAGGGGAGTCAGTCTCCACCAGCAGGCGGTCGAGAGGTACCTTCCTGGCAACGTCGCGCAGCTCTTCCGCATTTTTGAACGTCACTATCCCAGACAGGGAAATATAGTAATTCAAGTCCAGCGCGGCCCTCGCCATTTCCCAGCTTTCAGTAAAGCAGTGCAGCACACCAGCGTGCTCACGACTGCCATGGGTGCGGATCAGTTCTATGGTGTCTTCGCGGGCGTCGCGGGTGTGTACGATAACCGGGAGTCCCACCTCCTCCGCCGCCTGCAGGTGGGCGATAAAACTCTTCTGCTGAACGTCTTTCGTTTCGGTACTGTAGTAATAATCCAGACCGGTCTCACCCAGGGCCACCACCTTGGGCTGCGCTGCGAGTATTTTCAGCTTTTCAATATCCGCAAGCCCGGAATCCACATCCAGGGGGTGTACACCTACGGAACACACCACATCCTCATAGCGACTCGCGAGATTGACCACTGCATTCACATTCTCGAGACTGATCCCAACACACAGGAACTTGCCCACGCCACGGCTGCGCGCGAGCTCGAGTACCTCATCGAGGCCACCGTCGAATTTGTCCAGTTTGAGCCTGTCGAGATGACAGTGCGAATCTACCAGCATGGAGCCAATCCCATTGGTTGGGAGCTACCCCTGCGGGGTAGCCTCGTGAAGAAAGTCGGGAATTATACAGATAGGGGTCCCGGAGCGCGCGTCATGGCGCCGGGAGAATCTGGTGCGGATCAGAGGGTGTGTGTCGGCCGGCTGGATTCGAGCGAACCTGCGAGTAAGGTTTCTATCTTGCTCTGGGCCGTATTTTCCTTGTCGCTGAACTGAATTCCGATACCCGGTGTTCGGTTACCTTGGGCACCGGTAGGAGTAATCCATACTACTTTTCCGGCAACTGGCAGCTTTTCCGGTTCATCCATCAGGCTGAGAAGCAGGAAAACCTCATCGCCCAGACTGTAGTTTTTGTCGGTATTGATGAACAGCCCACCATTTTTCACAAATGGCATATAGGCCGCATACAGCACGGATTTGTCCTGAATTTTCAGTGACAGGATGCCGTTACGGGCACCACCTCCCATACCTTTCATACTCAACCCCGTTCCAGTGGCCGCGGATCCGCTACGGCCTGAATTCAATGTTTATTTTCCCGCAGTGCCGCGGCGGATGGTCGCTGTAACTTACCCCGCCTGGGTGCGGTGTGTCTACTCGCCCGATAAAAGTCATTACGCCTGACGAAACAGCGCCGCCCAGCGAATCATCAGCTCCTCCAACAACAGGCGCTTGTTGGGGTTGCTGTTACCCGAGAGCAGCGCTCTCGCCTTTAACAGCTGGTCATAAAAGCCGAACAGGCGTTGCATCCCCTGCGGGCCAGCGCCGGGCAGGCGCTGCAGCAGCGACATAATCGTACGCTCGCCACTGCTATCGGTACTTCGCGCCCGCAGCATCTGGCCAACCCAACTTTGCCAGCACTGTAGTAACAGGTTGAGATCAGCTCCATCACCCGGAGACTCCCAACGACCAGCCAGGGTCACTGGGCTTTCGTCCCCCCGGGTCAACGCACGGATATCAGCGAGAAACTGTTCGCGCAAGTCGAGGAATTCCGGCTCCATGAGACTGACCGCCAGCAAAGGCGCGCCACCCGCCAGGGTAAGCGCACCGGTGGCCGCCTCACCTTCTACACCGCTGTCGCTCAACCAGCGCAACGCCGACTGCTGTGGCGGCACCGGGAACGCAACCGTCTGGCAGCGGCTACGGATGGTCGGAAGTAAGCCTGAGGGGTTGTCGGTAATCAGCAAAAACACCACCGAAGCCGAGGGTTCTTCCAGATTCTTGAGCAGTGCGTTGGCTGCATTGACATTCATGGCTTCCGCCGGCGCCAACCACACTACCCGCGCGCCTTCACGACCACTTGTACGGCCGACAAACTCACCCAGCTGCCGGATCTGCTCAACTTTCAATGGCCCCTGGGGCTTTTCCGGTACCACACGGATAAAGTCGGGATGGGAGCCGGCAATACGCAGCTGGCAACCGCGGCATTCACCGCAGGCCAGCCCGTGTCTGGGCTGATCGCACAATAGCAACGCCGCAAACGCCTCTGCAAAGCGACGCTTGCCGAGTCCCGGTTGACCGCTCATCAGCAGAGCATGGGGACAGCGCCCCGCCGTCCACTGGGCGCCAAGTCGTTGCCACTGCGCCGCCTGCCAGGGCAGAGGTGACGGGATGGCCGGCTGTCTTTCGGCGCAACTTTCTTCTCTCGCAGGATCAGATTTCACAGACATGGCTCACGGCGCCGCCGCTATGGTTTCGAGAATATCCGCCAGCTGCTGCTGTACTGCGGCCAGTGGCCGGGCGGCGTCGACCATCGCATAACGTGATGGCGAGGCTTCGGCGCGTTCGCGATAGGCCGCGCGCACCTTTTCAAAAAAGACGAGTTGCTCACTCTCAAACCGATCCGCCTCCCCGGTAGTCGCCGCCCGCTGCAACCCGATGACAGGGTCGAGATCCAGCAGCAATACACGATCCGGGCGCAGGTCTCCCTGCACCTTCTGTTCGAGCTCGGCGATCAGTCCCCGGTCAAGTCCCCGTCCGCCACCCTGATAGGCGTAGGTAGCATCGGTAAAGCGATCACACACCACCCATTTCCCCGCGGCCAGCGCCGGTATGATGACACCACTCAGATGTTGCGCCCGCGCAGCGAACACCATCAGCAATTCGGCTGTGGGATCGACAGCCTCTTCGCGCTTTTCCAGCAGAAGCGTGCGCAGCTGCTCCGCCAGCGGTGTGCCGCCGGGTTCGCGGGTCTGTACAAAATCGATATCCCGCTCGCGCAGCCAATGAGTGATGAACTGGAGATTGGTGGACTTGCCTACGCCCTCACCACCTTCCAGGGTGATAAATTTTCCTCTGGGTAAATCTGTCATGGATTCATTATTGAGTCTGTTGTGTATGAGCGCCGAAATGTCGCGAGCCATATCAGGCTATGCTGTCATTCGCGATTTTGGGCTTCCGATGGTGTAGAGCGATAGTCGGAACGACGTTTAAGCTGATATTTCTGCACTGCACGATTGTGCTCCTGAAGCGTCGCAGAAAAGTGGTGCGAACCATCCCCCTTGGCCACGAAATACAGAGACTCGCCGGCCTTCGGGTTCAGCGCCGCACGAATCGCCTCCCGCCCCGGCAGAGCAATCGGTGTTGGTGGCATACCGTTAATCACATACGTGTTGTAGGGAGTCGCCGCGCGCAGATGTGAGCGGCGAAGGTTGCCGTCATAATTTTCTCCCAAACCGTAAATTACCGTGGGATCGGTCTG is a genomic window containing:
- a CDS encoding PilZ domain-containing protein, whose amino-acid sequence is MKGMGGGARNGILSLKIQDKSVLYAAYMPFVKNGGLFINTDKNYSLGDEVFLLLSLMDEPEKLPVAGKVVWITPTGAQGNRTPGIGIQFSDKENTAQSKIETLLAGSLESSRPTHTL
- a CDS encoding helix-turn-helix domain-containing protein, which codes for MNHIQPDQASLSEDKPLQQARLSGDPNILDQLLAPPEATSFGIAARVIDVLEQRIGKASLAIRPVASDLSMSTRTLQRRLQEHNLSFASLRDHVRFRHAVHFLKDTALSVDGISRILDFSDRTSFTSAFKRWTGMSPTGYRRQVRQRF
- a CDS encoding D-cysteine desulfhydrase family protein; the encoded protein is MNIQYPARERLANLPTPLHPLRRITELFSTPFGGPQVWIKRDDLTESAMSGNKLRKLEFIIAEARTRGCNTLITCGGEQSNHCRATALAAARVGMKSHLILRGGHELATEYLPDGNLLVDYLAGARVSLYPLKEYLSRLPQLFEEWTDHYRTQGDRALCIPTGGSDGLGIWGYVQCAEELFKECREQGFFPDRLVCASGSGGTQAGLTLGCQLLGVDTQVTGYAVCDSEAYFVSKIQEDIQHWAEKYAQTFPFDAQRISVNDKYIGPGYGMATEEIYQSIALAAQLEGILLDPVYTGKAFHGLLQDIEQGRYAGCRHVVFVHTGGQFGIFPQRAGFKASWAEQSVDRL
- a CDS encoding DNA polymerase III subunit delta', yielding MSVKSDPAREESCAERQPAIPSPLPWQAAQWQRLGAQWTAGRCPHALLMSGQPGLGKRRFAEAFAALLLCDQPRHGLACGECRGCQLRIAGSHPDFIRVVPEKPQGPLKVEQIRQLGEFVGRTSGREGARVVWLAPAEAMNVNAANALLKNLEEPSASVVFLLITDNPSGLLPTIRSRCQTVAFPVPPQQSALRWLSDSGVEGEAATGALTLAGGAPLLAVSLMEPEFLDLREQFLADIRALTRGDESPVTLAGRWESPGDGADLNLLLQCWQSWVGQMLRARSTDSSGERTIMSLLQRLPGAGPQGMQRLFGFYDQLLKARALLSGNSNPNKRLLLEELMIRWAALFRQA
- the tmk gene encoding dTMP kinase, with amino-acid sequence MTDLPRGKFITLEGGEGVGKSTNLQFITHWLRERDIDFVQTREPGGTPLAEQLRTLLLEKREEAVDPTAELLMVFAARAQHLSGVIIPALAAGKWVVCDRFTDATYAYQGGGRGLDRGLIAELEQKVQGDLRPDRVLLLDLDPVIGLQRAATTGEADRFESEQLVFFEKVRAAYRERAEASPSRYAMVDAARPLAAVQQQLADILETIAAAP
- the asnS gene encoding asparagine--tRNA ligase; this encodes MQVESIDTLLKSSQREGESVRIQGWIRTRRDSKAGLSFLAVHDGSCFDPIQVVVESGINNYQSEVLRLTTGCAVDIEGTIKPSEGQGQAIELLATQVTVVGWVENPDTYPMSPKRHTMEHLREHAHLRPRTNVSGAVARVRNCIAQAIHRFFHERGFNYVHTPIITASDCEGAGEMFRVSTLDQSNLPLTDKGDVDYTEDFFGEETFLTVSGQLNVESYCLALSKVYTFGPTFRAENSNTTRHLAEFWMVEPEIAFADLADCANLAEEMLKYVFKAVLEERPDDMKFFAERIDKEAISRLENIIGNDFARINYCEAIEILEKCGEKFEFPVSWGIDLASEHERYLAEKHFMKPVIVLNYPKDIKAFYMRMNDDGKTVAAMDILAPGIGEIIGGSQREERLDKLDARMDEMGIPKEHLDWYRDLRRYGTVPHGGFGLGFDRIVSYVTGMGNIRDVIPFPRTPRNVKF
- a CDS encoding DUF2244 domain-containing protein, producing the protein MVKEVGGARGRRTCILLAPNQSLSLEGNLWVFISLVAVSLGISIAFALAGAWMVIPFAGLEILLLAVLFGYVYMEGTRREVIRISDDRVILDTSRGSLKRPVYHTEFDRNSLAVLVRMGTTPAEPAVVTFTGPEGCLEVGEFLTDAEKAALVDKLGNCGLRARREQCFRLQEF
- a CDS encoding TatD family hydrolase yields the protein MLVDSHCHLDRLKLDKFDGGLDEVLELARSRGVGKFLCVGISLENVNAVVNLASRYEDVVCSVGVHPLDVDSGLADIEKLKILAAQPKVVALGETGLDYYYSTETKDVQQKSFIAHLQAAEEVGLPVIVHTRDAREDTIELIRTHGSREHAGVLHCFTESWEMARAALDLNYYISLSGIVTFKNAEELRDVARKVPLDRLLVETDSPYLAPVPYRGKPNIPAYVREVAEFIAEQRGITYEALAEATTQNFHRLFPRAA
- the yajC gene encoding preprotein translocase subunit YajC, whose translation is MDFFIPAAMAQEAAPAPQGNPLVTLLMFAGLFLFMWLFIIRPQRKRQKEHQELVGALKKGDEVVMTSGMLGRVEKVDDDYLILEVADNMKLKFQKVAVHAVLPKGTIKNI
- a CDS encoding dUTP diphosphatase, with translation MLQTQLQTMLALQDEINTLVNENWRAQNFPWYRAIWVESAELLDHFGWKWWKKQQPEMEQVKLELVDIWHFGLSLELQQGTPEQVAEKMLRQLSADSAAAGDFRENLEAFTLKTLASKQFDLVGFAQLMADVELPFEELYRRYVGKNVLNRFRQDHGYKDGSYQKLWNGREDNEHLAEVVQSLDAAAENFSNRLYEALKDRYPGPVKNLA
- a CDS encoding malate dehydrogenase, whose amino-acid sequence is MKAPVRVAVTGAAGQISYSLLFRIASGEMLGKDQPVILQLLEITPALEALKGVAMELEDCAFPLLAGIVQSDDATVAFKDVEYALLVGARPRGPGMERKDLLEANAAIFSAQGKALNEVAARNVKVLVVGNPANTNALIAQRNAPDLDPRNFTAMTRLDHNRALTQLANKTDSTVNDITHMTIWGNHSATQYPDLHRAKVNGEDAMGKVEQEWYETDFIPTVQQRGAAIIKARGASSAASAANAAIDHMRDWALGTAEGDWTSMAVYSDGSYGIQEGLIYSFPVTCKNGDWEIVQGVEINEFSREKMTATETELAEERDAVAHLLP
- the bcp gene encoding thioredoxin-dependent thiol peroxidase — encoded protein: MAFPKIGNLAPVFALSNQDGEKVSLKDFRDKKNVVLYFYPKALTPGCTTQACGIRDSAAEFASRDTVVLGLSPDPETKLQKFIEKYDLNFDLLADDDHKVADKYGCWGLKKFMGREYMGLLRTTFVIDKSGRLRHIMDKVKTKTHHDDVLQWIDENLA